From one Nocardioides sp. Kera G14 genomic stretch:
- a CDS encoding RidA family protein produces the protein MSAVEDRLAELGLTVPEVVPPVAAYIPAVRSGNLVFSSGQIPMRGGSPVAVGKVGAPDGPSAELATEAAQQCALNAIAAVMALIGDLDQVKQVVKAVVFVASDPSFTGQPAVANGASELLATAFDGPHARSAVGVAALPLDVSVEVEIIVEL, from the coding sequence GTGAGCGCGGTCGAGGACCGGCTGGCTGAGCTCGGCCTGACCGTCCCCGAGGTCGTGCCGCCTGTGGCGGCCTACATCCCGGCCGTTCGCTCCGGGAACCTGGTGTTCAGCTCCGGGCAGATCCCGATGCGCGGCGGGTCGCCGGTGGCGGTCGGCAAGGTCGGTGCTCCGGACGGTCCGTCGGCCGAGCTCGCGACCGAGGCCGCTCAGCAGTGTGCGCTCAACGCGATCGCTGCCGTGATGGCGCTGATCGGTGACCTCGACCAGGTCAAGCAGGTGGTGAAGGCGGTCGTCTTCGTCGCCTCCGACCCGTCCTTCACAGGCCAGCCGGCCGTGGCGAACGGCGCCTCGGAGTTGCTCGCCACGGCCTTCGACGGCCCGCACGCCCGTTCCGCCGTCGGTGTGGCGGCGCTTCCTCTCGACGTCTCCGTCGAGGTGGAGATCATCGTCGAGCTCTGA
- a CDS encoding NUDIX hydrolase, translating to MSEVAEPRDAATVLLLRSTAEAPLEVFVMVRRTTMEFAAGVVVFPGGGVDAADSPSDSALLTDESRDGHDVWAARMGATDLSHAASVLGAAVREVAEETGVVLSPDALGLWDAWTTPVVMPKRYRTWFFTALLPPGQEARELSTESSSVSWVTPAEALDKVDAGEWDMMPPTYAAMLRLATFASAGEVMAATVDASVEMFLPDWTDASLRLPVWAQELAAARGDRARWS from the coding sequence ATGTCCGAGGTGGCGGAGCCGCGCGACGCGGCCACGGTCCTGTTGCTGCGGTCAACCGCTGAGGCGCCGCTCGAGGTCTTCGTCATGGTGCGGCGCACCACGATGGAGTTCGCCGCGGGCGTGGTCGTCTTCCCCGGCGGCGGCGTCGATGCCGCCGACTCTCCGTCGGACTCCGCCCTTCTCACCGACGAATCCCGGGACGGTCACGACGTCTGGGCCGCTCGGATGGGGGCGACCGACCTCTCCCACGCGGCGTCGGTGCTGGGTGCCGCGGTCCGCGAGGTGGCTGAGGAGACCGGTGTCGTGCTGTCACCCGATGCGCTGGGCCTGTGGGACGCCTGGACCACGCCCGTCGTGATGCCGAAGCGCTATCGCACCTGGTTCTTCACCGCTCTGCTGCCGCCGGGCCAGGAGGCGCGGGAGCTCTCGACCGAGTCGTCGTCGGTGTCGTGGGTGACGCCCGCGGAGGCTCTGGACAAGGTCGATGCCGGCGAGTGGGACATGATGCCGCCGACGTACGCCGCCATGCTGCGTCTCGCGACCTTCGCCTCGGCAGGAGAGGTGATGGCCGCGACCGTCGACGCGTCGGTCGAGATGTTCCTGCCGGACTGGACCGATGCGTCCCTCCGGCTGCCGGTGTGGGCGCAGGAGCTGGCCGCGGCGCGCGGCGACAGGGCGCGCTGGTCATGA
- a CDS encoding MBL fold metallo-hydrolase, whose protein sequence is MSGEAWTGGSYGDHECVLAPNPGLMTLDGTNTWILRAGTRSVVVDPGPLSDSHLDAVAEAAGDVVEVLLTHHHFDHSESARAFGERVGAPVRALDPALVLGAEGLRAGDVVSVGSELEIEVVATPGHTADSLSFWVPSASAVLTGDTVLGRGTTVVAHPDGQLGAYLSSLDRLRALAESRDVSWIWPGHGPAIADALATLDYYIAHRHSRLEQVATALVLVPPDTLPDDVPRAVVEIVYADVDPVLWGAAELSVRAQLAHLDESRPS, encoded by the coding sequence ATGAGCGGCGAGGCCTGGACCGGAGGGTCGTACGGCGACCACGAGTGCGTCCTCGCACCCAACCCCGGCCTGATGACACTCGACGGCACCAACACCTGGATCCTGCGGGCGGGCACGCGGTCGGTGGTGGTCGATCCGGGCCCGCTCAGCGACTCCCACCTCGACGCCGTTGCCGAGGCGGCCGGCGACGTGGTCGAGGTCCTCCTCACGCATCATCATTTCGACCACTCCGAGAGCGCTCGGGCCTTCGGGGAGAGGGTGGGCGCTCCGGTCCGCGCGCTGGACCCCGCGCTTGTGCTCGGTGCCGAGGGGCTGCGGGCCGGGGACGTCGTCTCGGTCGGCTCGGAGCTGGAGATCGAGGTCGTCGCCACGCCCGGCCACACGGCCGACTCGCTCTCCTTCTGGGTGCCCTCGGCCTCCGCCGTGCTGACCGGTGACACCGTGCTGGGCCGTGGCACGACGGTCGTGGCCCATCCGGACGGGCAGCTGGGCGCCTATCTGTCGTCGCTGGATCGCCTGCGTGCGCTGGCCGAATCGCGAGACGTGTCCTGGATCTGGCCGGGTCACGGCCCGGCCATCGCTGACGCGCTCGCGACCCTGGACTACTACATCGCGCACCGTCACTCCCGCCTCGAGCAGGTCGCCACGGCCCTCGTTCTGGTGCCGCCCGACACGCTGCCCGACGATGTGCCGCGCGCGGTCGTCGAGATCGTCTACGCCGACGTCGACCCGGTCCTGTGGGGCGCTGCCGAGCTCTCGGTCCGGGCGCAGCTCGCTCACCTCGACGAGTCCCGCCCTTCCTGA
- a CDS encoding Crp/Fnr family transcriptional regulator codes for MPALVGLTVVITEVLVDNDVLRQAPLFSALDDEAATALLSSLAETKLRRGEVLFHEGDSGDKLYVVVDGKVKLGRTSSDGRENLLAILGPGQMFGELSLFDPGPRSATVTAVTDSTFASLSHEDLLSWLEGRPKIASSLLGQLAGRLRKANDVVADLVFSDVPGRVAKALLDLAERFGRTADDGVHVHHDLTQEELAQLVGASRETVNKALADFVSRGWLRLEPRSVVILDVDRMTRRAR; via the coding sequence ATGCCCGCTCTCGTGGGTTTGACGGTGGTGATCACGGAGGTTCTGGTGGACAACGACGTGCTGCGACAGGCGCCGCTCTTCAGCGCGCTCGACGACGAGGCGGCCACGGCGCTGCTGTCGTCGCTCGCTGAGACGAAGCTTCGCCGCGGCGAGGTGCTGTTCCACGAGGGCGACTCGGGCGACAAGCTCTATGTCGTCGTCGACGGCAAGGTGAAGCTCGGCCGGACGTCGTCCGATGGCCGTGAGAACCTGCTGGCGATCCTCGGCCCGGGCCAGATGTTCGGCGAGCTGTCGCTCTTCGACCCCGGCCCCCGCTCGGCCACCGTCACCGCGGTCACCGACTCCACGTTCGCGTCCCTGTCCCACGAGGACCTGCTCTCGTGGCTCGAGGGGCGGCCGAAGATCGCCTCGAGCCTGCTCGGTCAGCTCGCGGGCCGACTCCGCAAGGCCAACGACGTCGTCGCGGACCTTGTCTTCTCCGACGTGCCCGGCCGCGTCGCCAAGGCGCTGCTCGACCTCGCCGAGCGCTTCGGCCGCACTGCCGACGACGGCGTGCACGTTCACCACGACCTCACCCAGGAGGAGCTCGCCCAGCTGGTCGGCGCCTCCCGCGAGACGGTCAACAAGGCGCTCGCTGACTTCGTCTCCCGCGGCTGGCTGCGGCTCGAGCCGCGCTCGGTCGTCATCCTCGACGTAGACCGCATGACCCGCCGCGCCCGCTGA
- the nth gene encoding endonuclease III, whose protein sequence is MRRQDETRTGLVRRARKIDRVLAVTYPDAKAELDFDNSYQCLVVTVLSAQTTDKRVNAVRPTLFAAYPDARAMAAADRTVLEGIIGPLGFFRAKTDSLLRLSAALVEEYGGEVPASLDALVKLPGVGRKTANVVLGNAFGLPGITVDTHFGRLSRRLGFTDETDPVKVEHAVGALFEKRDWTMLSHHLIWHGRRCCHAKKPACGACVVAKLCPSFGEGPTDPEVAAKLLRDEGPN, encoded by the coding sequence GTGCGCAGGCAGGACGAGACCCGGACCGGACTCGTCCGCCGTGCTCGGAAGATCGACCGGGTCCTGGCCGTCACCTATCCCGACGCCAAGGCGGAGCTGGACTTCGACAATTCTTATCAGTGCCTCGTCGTCACGGTGCTGTCCGCGCAGACGACGGACAAGCGGGTCAATGCTGTCCGCCCGACCCTCTTCGCCGCCTACCCCGACGCCCGCGCGATGGCCGCTGCCGACCGCACCGTGCTCGAGGGCATCATCGGTCCGCTGGGTTTCTTCCGGGCCAAGACCGACTCTCTCCTCCGGCTGAGTGCAGCCTTGGTGGAGGAGTACGGCGGCGAGGTGCCGGCTTCGCTGGACGCGCTCGTCAAGCTGCCCGGTGTGGGCCGCAAGACCGCCAACGTCGTGCTGGGCAACGCGTTCGGGCTTCCGGGCATCACCGTCGACACGCACTTCGGTCGCCTCTCCCGGCGACTGGGCTTCACCGACGAGACCGACCCGGTGAAGGTCGAGCACGCCGTGGGCGCGCTCTTCGAGAAGCGCGACTGGACGATGCTCTCGCACCACCTGATCTGGCACGGCCGGCGCTGCTGTCACGCCAAGAAGCCGGCCTGCGGCGCCTGCGTGGTCGCCAAGCTCTGCCCGAGCTTCGGCGAGGGGCCGACCGATCCGGAGGTCGCGGCGAAGCTGCTGCGTGACGAGGGACCCAACTGA
- a CDS encoding TlpA family protein disulfide reductase, producing the protein MGRVRMAAGAAVLLLTLVGCGGPSITAPKEKDIRVDTPELVALKKAAGIESCPTSQTSRGGLPDVTLKCLGGGADVDLSTLKGPLVINVWSSTCGPCRQEMPALGEFHRKYGSQVPLLGIDIEDTYPGVALKQAAKRKASYPQLFDYNGHIDKTKTLHLTGLPTFFFLHADGTVTKQAGGLESLDEVVDMVNTQLGMQLS; encoded by the coding sequence ATGGGTCGCGTACGCATGGCGGCGGGCGCCGCCGTACTCCTACTGACCCTCGTCGGCTGTGGCGGACCATCGATCACGGCGCCGAAGGAGAAGGACATCCGCGTCGACACGCCCGAGCTGGTCGCCCTCAAGAAGGCGGCCGGCATCGAATCATGCCCGACCTCGCAGACCTCGAGGGGTGGACTCCCCGACGTGACGCTGAAGTGCCTCGGCGGCGGCGCCGACGTCGACCTGTCGACGCTCAAGGGTCCGCTCGTCATCAACGTCTGGTCGAGCACATGTGGGCCGTGCCGGCAGGAGATGCCGGCACTGGGTGAGTTCCACCGGAAGTACGGCAGCCAGGTGCCCCTGTTGGGCATCGACATCGAGGACACGTATCCCGGGGTCGCGCTGAAGCAGGCAGCCAAGCGCAAGGCGTCCTACCCGCAGCTCTTCGACTACAACGGGCACATCGACAAGACCAAGACGCTGCATCTGACGGGGTTGCCGACATTCTTCTTCCTCCATGCCGACGGCACCGTCACGAAGCAGGCGGGCGGTCTCGAGTCTCTGGACGAGGTCGTCGACATGGTCAACACGCAGCTCGGGATGCAGCTCTCATGA
- a CDS encoding NUDIX hydrolase: MTSQHRPDWLHEVIAASKTITPDRISSFTVPEGSNARQSAVLMLFGEGASGPDLVLTERSHTMRSHPGQVSFPGGSLDEGESIDQAALREAEEEAGISPYDVEIVGHLPELWLPPSNFAVTTVIGWWEQQHEPIPASPDEVHAIYRVPIAELRDPTHRITVISPSHGWRSPGFLIGPEKDVILWGFTGGVVERFLTYLGWIEPMPDAREVELPAYMLAGRERARGRDLPEVSPEVSE; encoded by the coding sequence ATGACGTCCCAGCACAGGCCGGACTGGCTCCACGAGGTCATCGCCGCCTCGAAGACGATCACGCCGGACAGGATCTCCTCCTTCACGGTGCCCGAGGGCTCGAACGCGCGGCAGTCGGCGGTGCTGATGCTCTTCGGCGAAGGCGCCTCCGGACCCGACCTGGTCCTCACCGAGCGGTCGCACACCATGCGCTCGCACCCGGGCCAGGTCTCCTTCCCGGGCGGATCGCTCGACGAGGGCGAGTCCATCGACCAGGCCGCGCTGCGTGAGGCCGAGGAGGAGGCAGGCATCTCGCCGTACGACGTCGAGATCGTCGGGCACCTGCCCGAGCTCTGGCTGCCGCCCAGCAACTTCGCCGTCACGACGGTCATCGGCTGGTGGGAGCAGCAGCACGAGCCCATCCCCGCGTCGCCGGACGAGGTGCACGCGATCTATCGGGTGCCGATCGCCGAGTTGCGCGACCCGACGCACCGCATCACCGTCATCTCGCCGTCCCATGGGTGGAGGTCGCCGGGTTTCCTGATCGGGCCGGAGAAGGATGTGATCCTCTGGGGCTTCACCGGGGGTGTCGTCGAGCGTTTCCTCACGTATCTCGGTTGGATCGAGCCCATGCCTGATGCGCGCGAGGTCGAGCTGCCCGCCTACATGCTGGCCGGGCGCGAGCGGGCTCGCGGCCGGGACCTGCCTGAGGTGTCGCCCGAGGTATCGGAGTGA
- a CDS encoding MarP family serine protease has product MNWLDWCLVLLVAAYALSGYWQGFISGAFATVGLLLGGFIGVWAAPKLLGDASPSVWVSLGALFVVILAASLGQGILQYVGTRVRNSISWRPVRALDACGGAVLSAAAVLVVAWALGVAISGAHIGPITSAVRGSTVLSRVDDVMPLSAAKALDRFNNVVGTSFFPRYLEPFAPERIVRVGPGPARLKKDPDVVRAEASVFKVRGANSCGRGVEGTGFLIAPGYLMTNAHVVAGVSEPVVSRGNDEADGKVVLYDPGVDIAVVAFDSGSATPLDLASSAKPGDGVAILGYPQDGPFDIEPGRIRAQQRLRSPDIYGSGTVIRDVYSLRGLIRPGNSGGPIVDSAGQVAGVVFAASVTDKDTGYALTANQVSRLAEEGKQRTTRVSTGGCA; this is encoded by the coding sequence GTGAACTGGCTCGACTGGTGCCTCGTCCTCCTGGTCGCGGCCTACGCCCTCTCCGGCTACTGGCAGGGCTTCATCAGCGGTGCCTTCGCGACCGTCGGCCTGCTGCTCGGCGGGTTCATCGGCGTCTGGGCGGCGCCCAAACTTCTCGGCGACGCCTCCCCGTCCGTCTGGGTCTCCCTCGGCGCGCTCTTCGTCGTCATCCTGGCCGCCTCCCTGGGTCAGGGCATCCTGCAGTACGTCGGCACGCGGGTGCGCAACTCGATCAGCTGGCGTCCGGTGAGAGCCCTCGACGCGTGTGGGGGCGCGGTGCTCTCGGCCGCGGCAGTGCTCGTCGTGGCCTGGGCGCTGGGCGTGGCGATCTCGGGGGCCCACATCGGCCCGATCACCTCGGCCGTGCGCGGCTCGACCGTGCTCTCCCGCGTCGACGACGTGATGCCGCTCAGCGCGGCCAAGGCACTCGACCGGTTCAACAACGTCGTCGGCACGTCGTTCTTCCCGCGTTATCTGGAGCCTTTCGCACCCGAGCGCATCGTCCGGGTCGGGCCCGGGCCGGCACGGCTGAAGAAGGACCCTGACGTCGTACGGGCCGAGGCCTCGGTCTTCAAGGTCCGCGGCGCGAACTCCTGTGGACGCGGCGTGGAGGGCACCGGCTTCCTCATCGCGCCGGGCTACCTGATGACCAACGCCCATGTGGTCGCCGGTGTCTCGGAGCCGGTCGTCTCCCGCGGGAACGACGAGGCTGACGGCAAGGTCGTCCTCTACGACCCCGGCGTGGACATCGCGGTGGTGGCCTTCGACAGCGGCTCGGCGACCCCGCTGGACCTCGCCAGCTCGGCCAAGCCGGGTGACGGCGTCGCCATCCTGGGCTACCCGCAGGACGGCCCCTTCGACATCGAGCCCGGCCGCATCCGCGCCCAGCAGCGCCTGCGCTCGCCCGACATCTACGGCTCGGGCACCGTCATCCGCGACGTCTACTCGCTGCGCGGCCTCATCCGTCCCGGCAACTCCGGAGGTCCAATCGTCGACTCCGCAGGACAGGTCGCAGGGGTCGTCTTCGCCGCCTCCGTCACGGACAAGGACACCGGCTACGCGCTCACCGCCAACCAGGTCTCGCGTCTCGCCGAGGAGGGGAAGCAGAGAACTACTCGCGTCTCCACCGGCGGCTGCGCCTGA
- a CDS encoding amidase, whose amino-acid sequence MARAYDVVEASVPQLRSALASGEVTAVELVTAYQSRIAALDGELNSVVVPNPSALSEAAASDARRARGEVLGPLDGIPYTAKDSYLVEGLTAASGSPAFAGLVAQWDAFAVARLRAGGAICLGKTNMPPMANGGMQRGLYGRAESPYNRDYLTAPFASGSSNGSGTATAASLCAFGLGEETWSSGRGPATNNALCAYTPSRGVISVRGNWPLVPTMDVVVPQTRSMVDLLEVLDVIVAPDPETRGDFWRAQPWVTLPSVPDVRPSSYVDLPSSASLEGVVLGVPRMYLNADPSAGVGATGIGGPTGQAISTRPSVIALWEALRADLEAAGAQVVEVDFPVVSNYEGDRAGAPTIRTRGLVSPEFLRSEIWDLSAWAWDDFLAANGDSSLSTLVGVDGATIFPAPPGALADRYTGFEDDIADYPRHVEAHPYASFTEIPDLADGVRGLEETRRIDLEEWMDSLGLDAVVFPAVADVGPADMDVNEVSADAGWRNGVWVANGNLVPRHLGIPTVTVPMGVMDDIGMPVGLTIAGKAYRDTELLRLGVAIEATAETGTRRLPPPL is encoded by the coding sequence ATGGCCCGGGCGTACGACGTCGTCGAAGCCTCCGTTCCTCAGCTCCGCTCCGCCCTTGCCTCCGGCGAGGTGACGGCCGTCGAGCTCGTCACCGCCTACCAGTCGCGCATCGCTGCACTCGACGGGGAGCTGAACTCGGTGGTCGTGCCGAACCCGTCGGCGCTGAGCGAGGCGGCGGCCTCCGATGCCCGTCGCGCTCGCGGTGAGGTGCTGGGGCCGCTGGATGGGATTCCCTACACCGCCAAGGACTCCTACCTCGTTGAAGGACTGACCGCAGCGTCCGGGTCCCCAGCATTCGCCGGGCTCGTGGCGCAGTGGGACGCGTTCGCCGTTGCCCGACTCCGGGCCGGCGGGGCGATCTGCCTGGGCAAGACGAACATGCCACCGATGGCCAACGGCGGGATGCAGCGCGGCCTCTACGGTCGCGCCGAGTCGCCCTACAACCGCGACTACCTGACGGCGCCGTTCGCCTCAGGGTCGTCCAACGGTTCCGGCACGGCCACGGCTGCCTCCCTCTGTGCCTTCGGACTCGGAGAGGAGACGTGGTCGTCGGGTCGCGGGCCGGCGACCAACAACGCGCTGTGCGCCTACACGCCGTCACGCGGCGTGATCTCCGTGCGGGGCAACTGGCCCCTCGTGCCGACGATGGATGTCGTCGTACCCCAGACGCGGTCGATGGTCGACCTGCTCGAGGTGCTCGACGTCATCGTTGCTCCCGATCCCGAGACCCGCGGCGACTTCTGGCGGGCGCAGCCATGGGTCACGCTGCCGTCCGTCCCGGACGTCCGCCCCTCGTCGTACGTCGACCTCCCCTCCTCCGCCTCGCTCGAGGGCGTCGTGCTGGGTGTCCCCCGGATGTACCTCAACGCCGACCCTTCGGCCGGTGTGGGGGCGACGGGGATCGGTGGTCCGACGGGCCAGGCGATCTCGACCCGCCCGTCCGTCATCGCCCTCTGGGAAGCACTGCGAGCCGATCTCGAGGCCGCCGGCGCTCAGGTGGTCGAGGTGGACTTCCCCGTGGTGTCCAACTACGAGGGCGACCGCGCGGGCGCACCCACGATCAGGACACGCGGATTGGTCTCGCCGGAGTTCCTGAGGTCGGAGATCTGGGACCTGTCGGCCTGGGCATGGGACGACTTCCTCGCCGCCAACGGCGACTCCTCGCTCTCGACGCTCGTCGGTGTCGACGGCGCCACGATCTTTCCCGCCCCGCCCGGCGCGCTGGCGGATCGCTACACCGGCTTCGAGGACGACATCGCCGACTACCCCCGCCACGTCGAGGCGCATCCCTATGCGTCCTTCACCGAGATCCCTGACCTGGCGGACGGGGTGCGCGGTCTGGAGGAGACCCGGCGGATCGACCTCGAGGAGTGGATGGACTCGCTCGGCCTGGACGCCGTGGTCTTCCCCGCCGTCGCCGACGTCGGCCCGGCCGACATGGACGTCAACGAGGTGTCAGCCGATGCGGGCTGGCGCAACGGCGTCTGGGTCGCCAACGGCAACCTCGTCCCGCGTCACCTCGGCATCCCCACCGTCACGGTTCCGATGGGGGTCATGGACGACATCGGCATGCCCGTCGGCCTCACGATCGCGGGGAAGGCCTACAGGGACACGGAGCTGCTCCGCTTGGGAGTCGCGATCGAGGCCACCGCCGAGACAGGCACCCGCCGGCTGCCGCCTCCGCTCTGA
- a CDS encoding phage holin family protein, translating to MTHQSAPEAEPTIGRLVADASRDISTLISKEIELAKSEIKVSVTNGGVGAALFAVAGFLLVLAIIMFSIAVAFLIHWNGSGLDLQWAFLIVFGFYVLLAVICVLIGIRKVKRVKAPERAIAQGKEIPKALKGKA from the coding sequence ATGACGCACCAGAGCGCGCCCGAGGCCGAGCCCACCATCGGCCGTCTCGTCGCCGATGCCAGCCGTGACATCTCGACGCTGATCTCGAAGGAGATCGAGCTGGCGAAGTCCGAGATCAAGGTCAGTGTCACCAACGGTGGCGTCGGCGCGGCGCTCTTCGCCGTCGCCGGCTTCCTGCTGGTGCTGGCGATCATCATGTTCTCGATCGCGGTCGCCTTCCTGATCCACTGGAACGGTTCGGGCCTGGACCTCCAGTGGGCCTTCCTGATCGTCTTCGGCTTCTATGTCCTGCTCGCCGTGATCTGCGTCCTCATCGGCATCCGCAAGGTCAAGCGGGTCAAGGCACCCGAGCGCGCGATCGCGCAGGGCAAGGAGATCCCGAAGGCGCTCAAGGGCAAGGCCTGA
- a CDS encoding vWA domain-containing protein — protein sequence MGFVVRLLLAAVTTMMLAPAALVVPSYAAEGTGGDDQGQSRMLLVLDSSGSMKEQAAGGTKIQAARKALAKVISGLPDEAEVGMRVFGSKVFSRTDPGACNDTELVVPIGTDNRDALSSAATAYKPYGETPIPVALKEAAKDLGSDGARSIVLVSDGESTCGDPCPVAKQVSKSGVDLTINVVGLAVSGKAREQLKCIADNGGGTYYDADSAAEIESTLEHVATRSLRPFTYQGTPIVGGSEQSPTPITAGEWTDTLAGQGAKKSYAYELKDPGTDVRFVFYLQDEHRTSAAMYVKAYAPDGTECDSVSTMSQRTFDVRDVMSAQARIGGLSKDCDEPGTYRFEVYRDNAATSEVPIGLRVLEEPTVDDPGWTTPDLKATAQPAPAAAGAASPLTGGQSFLNAPLVEPGSYSGTIVAGESDLVRVHLDYGQSLKVGIAFPAVTAAMAKALDAGTIWDSQARVVLYDPTWSQLPPASDAKSSDLAGINTSSKPEATALYDATSPVTAAADDSFTSTGGSTSRAGDYFVGVSMASADNSVEYPFTLTIAVEGTAQQGPMFADGGGSASPSASATTSADPGDAAPTPAAKDEGGAPAGLLILLAVVIVAVLGGGSWWWSRRNASVGGPPAP from the coding sequence ATGGGGTTTGTTGTTCGGCTGCTGCTCGCGGCCGTCACCACGATGATGCTGGCGCCTGCCGCGCTCGTCGTGCCGTCGTACGCCGCCGAGGGCACCGGCGGGGACGACCAGGGCCAGAGCCGGATGCTCCTGGTGCTCGACTCCTCGGGCTCGATGAAGGAGCAGGCCGCCGGCGGCACCAAGATCCAGGCGGCCCGCAAGGCGCTGGCCAAGGTGATCAGTGGCCTGCCGGACGAGGCGGAGGTCGGCATGCGGGTCTTCGGCTCGAAGGTCTTCAGCCGTACCGATCCGGGCGCCTGCAACGACACCGAGTTGGTCGTGCCGATCGGCACCGACAACCGCGACGCGCTCTCGAGCGCCGCGACCGCCTACAAGCCCTACGGAGAGACGCCGATCCCGGTGGCCCTCAAGGAGGCTGCCAAGGACCTCGGCAGCGACGGCGCGCGCTCGATCGTCCTCGTCTCGGACGGGGAGTCGACGTGTGGTGACCCGTGCCCGGTCGCCAAGCAGGTCTCGAAGTCCGGCGTCGACCTGACCATCAATGTGGTCGGTCTCGCCGTCTCCGGCAAGGCGCGCGAGCAGCTCAAGTGCATCGCCGACAACGGCGGCGGCACCTACTACGACGCGGATTCGGCGGCGGAGATCGAGTCGACTCTCGAGCATGTGGCCACACGCTCCCTGCGGCCCTTCACCTATCAGGGAACGCCGATCGTCGGCGGCTCGGAGCAGTCACCGACCCCGATCACGGCCGGCGAGTGGACGGACACCCTGGCAGGGCAGGGCGCGAAGAAGAGCTACGCCTACGAGCTCAAGGACCCCGGCACCGACGTCCGCTTCGTCTTCTACCTGCAGGACGAACACCGCACGAGCGCGGCGATGTACGTGAAGGCCTACGCCCCCGACGGCACGGAGTGCGACTCCGTGTCCACCATGTCCCAGCGGACCTTCGACGTCCGCGACGTCATGTCGGCTCAGGCCCGGATCGGCGGCCTCTCCAAGGACTGTGACGAACCGGGCACCTACCGTTTCGAGGTCTACCGTGACAATGCTGCGACCTCCGAGGTGCCGATCGGCCTGCGCGTCCTCGAGGAGCCCACGGTGGACGATCCCGGCTGGACCACCCCCGACCTCAAGGCCACTGCTCAACCGGCGCCCGCTGCCGCAGGCGCGGCGTCGCCACTCACCGGAGGCCAGTCCTTCCTGAACGCGCCGCTGGTCGAGCCGGGCTCGTACTCCGGCACGATCGTTGCCGGAGAGTCCGACCTCGTCCGCGTCCATCTCGACTACGGCCAGTCGCTCAAGGTGGGCATCGCCTTTCCTGCGGTCACTGCCGCCATGGCGAAGGCGCTGGACGCCGGCACCATCTGGGACAGCCAGGCCCGGGTCGTCCTCTACGACCCGACCTGGTCGCAGCTCCCTCCCGCCTCGGACGCGAAGTCCAGCGATCTCGCGGGGATCAACACCTCCAGCAAGCCGGAGGCGACTGCGCTGTACGACGCCACCTCGCCCGTCACCGCGGCCGCCGATGACTCCTTCACCAGCACGGGCGGCAGCACGTCGCGTGCAGGTGACTACTTCGTCGGTGTCTCGATGGCGTCTGCTGACAACTCGGTGGAGTACCCCTTCACGTTGACCATCGCGGTCGAGGGGACCGCCCAGCAGGGCCCCATGTTCGCAGACGGTGGCGGCTCAGCCTCGCCGTCGGCCTCGGCCACCACGAGTGCCGATCCCGGTGACGCGGCCCCCACGCCGGCCGCGAAGGATGAGGGCGGCGCCCCCGCGGGCCTGTTGATCCTGCTCGCGGTGGTCATCGTCGCCGTGCTCGGTGGCGGCAGTTGGTGGTGGAGCCGGCGCAACGCGTCAGTCGGTGGCCCGCCGGCGCCATGA
- the cpaB gene encoding Flp pilus assembly protein CpaB — protein MNPRQRRGVLFLLAAGALALAVFFAVNRYVAQVDSQVGPKITVYRVSKPITAYSPLGADNLEAIEVPKRWAAPTAVGDLKELEGRRVGFPLSSGTVVTSDMLIPPTDLSPTEREIAINVDSVTGVAGRIRPGDRVDVVAVFAEVPGLPKQVRELVQNVRIVSIGGSQTVSDDKGNDNDVIPVTLALEPKDMLAVTYASAFAQEVRLVALPGDVGANRSQDVQDYDAGDLGGKAIPEEAK, from the coding sequence GTGAATCCACGCCAACGGCGCGGTGTCCTCTTCCTCCTCGCCGCTGGGGCCCTTGCCCTCGCGGTCTTCTTCGCCGTCAACCGGTACGTCGCACAGGTCGACAGCCAGGTCGGCCCGAAGATCACGGTCTACCGGGTCTCGAAGCCCATCACCGCCTACAGCCCACTCGGTGCGGACAACCTCGAGGCCATCGAGGTGCCGAAGCGGTGGGCCGCGCCGACGGCCGTCGGTGACCTGAAGGAGCTCGAGGGCCGGCGCGTGGGCTTCCCGCTCTCCAGCGGCACGGTCGTCACGTCGGACATGCTCATCCCGCCGACCGACCTCAGCCCGACCGAGCGTGAGATCGCCATCAACGTCGACTCGGTGACCGGCGTCGCAGGACGGATCCGGCCGGGTGACCGCGTGGACGTCGTGGCCGTGTTCGCCGAGGTCCCCGGCCTGCCCAAGCAGGTGCGCGAGCTGGTGCAGAACGTCCGGATCGTCTCCATCGGCGGCTCGCAGACCGTCTCCGACGACAAGGGCAACGACAACGACGTCATCCCCGTGACCCTTGCCCTCGAGCCCAAGGACATGCTCGCCGTCACCTATGCGTCGGCCTTCGCCCAGGAGGTCCGACTCGTGGCCCTCCCCGGGGACGTGGGCGCCAACCGGTCCCAGGACGTGCAGGACTACGACGCCGGCGATCTCGGCGGCAAGGCGATTCCGGAGGAGGCCAAGTGA